The Ciona intestinalis chromosome 9, KH, whole genome shotgun sequence genome contains the following window.
AACGATGAGTTACAGACAGTATCTGCAATGTTGCAATTTATTATAACGAACCAtcttaaactaaaacaatagtAATTGTTTTCTAACTGTTTTATATTGCATCAGTGCTACAATGTACACTAATATGGACTAACGTAAGCTACTTTCTCTTTTTAATCATCTCACTGATGCAGGTTTCGTTACAACATTGGTAGCGTCTCCCGTCGATGTTGTAAAAACGAGATACATGAATTCACCGTTGGGTACATACAAGAACCCAATACATTGCACCAAGACTTTGTTTATGCAGGAAGGAATGAAGGCTTTTTATAAAGGGTGAGTACTCAGACGGAGACTCGTTTGCATACCTACATTCCTTATTACCCacactttaaaaataagcGACATAATTCAAAGTTTTATTCCTTTGTcatttaactattttattttatcaggtTCGGTAATTTGAatgacaaaatgtttttttttagtaaaacttttaaGCCTATATAACACATTTACCCCTCGCAGGTTTGTGCCTTCGTACCTTCGTCTTGGAACTTGGAATATCGTGATGTTTGTATCGTATGAAGAGTACAAGGTCCTGGCACACGCATACAACAACCAGCATCGTGTCAAGAAAATTAACCATGTTGCCGCTACATCTTAAAATGTAGCAGTATGTATACACCGTCTCATACACAGTATTGTACATATCTGCATATCATGTTGTACATATATAGAGAGACGATGTAAGCGACACAACTATAACCACCGAAAAACGTTATAGAACTATGGCCATACACAGATATGTAAAATAATCATGGATTGTACACAGCACAGATCGTGACGTTAAAcctcaaatatatatatatgtgtgtctTGCACACCTTGTATCACATGCCGTACTGGTGATcttcgtattttaacaacatttcGTAAAACTTGCGTACCGTGTACGCCTTTTTGGAAGCTGTACTGGCAGCTGTTCCACAACCTatattcgtttttattttttttttcttaaattttagTACCGAGTGCTTTCTGTGCACTTACTTGCTGTAAACATTGCGCCAGAGCAACACTTTTTaagttactttaaatattttactgatTCAAACGCACAGCTAATCATGAAACTGCAATGATTTATCCCATTTGCGTTACTCCGCTtccacaaaaataaaagaaattctTACGCTAAAACAGTTTGgatttttgtatatagttaCTATGGATGGGATGAGATACAAACTTCCGAGTATTTACGGTCCAAtattcgatgacgtcatttaactAATTTACTGTGGTGAAACATATGAAATTATATAGTGGAataagggaagatgggacaccttcaacacgaaatatccagatatcctaaTCGTaggctattttaaacaattaaacagcCCCATGTGGAGtcgtaaaaatattgttttatatttctttgaattttctttgtttacttctaaatggaatgaaaaggtgttaattaaaaacctgtcaatcaagaCTGGTCGAGTGCATATAAATAGCGGCGCACCGCTATTGACCACATGTCATCAAAGGTTGATACTCGGTTTTTACACCATTATGGTATTCAGAAATACGAAGTGGGCAGATTGAAACGTAGTATTGGCGCGTAAATGTCTCGTTATGAAtacgtttaaatttaattcatatttctttttatggtATTGTTACTTGTGGCCAGGCGTGTAAAATGTATAGGCCTAAatcgttttttatttaattttaaattcacagactgcatttcaaacaaacaataagtCTGTCTGTTTAGACTTGGACAATTTGAAGAATCGTATAAGTTCTCCAAAGAcgttttttgaaataaaaacaaaatactttgttGACACTTTATAAGTATGTGGAAAAATCAATGAATCCGAGGCGAACGTTAAAATAGGGCACTTGTCCACCAACaaataaaaggaaaatgtGAATTTGCCCATAAATTATTACACGCCAGTTGTAACATGTATGTGAAATTGTAAATTGTTTCCACTAAACCTTATTCTCACTCAGAAGTTGTTAGTTTCAATAAATTGAATCTTTGTGTTTGTGTAATAAGTGTGAAAGATATCTTCTGAAAATTGTTTGCATACTTTGTTGGTGcaaggtgtattataagtgtgaaaagGAACTTTTGGCGgttgttgtatatatagacatgttgttgctgccaggtatATTATTGTGTGAAAGACACCTTTTAAAAGAGACACTCATACTTTGTATCAGCCACACATTACCAATTGGTTGTTTGTGTATACTCAAACACCCTTTCATCAGTAGTACATCAACATTGACAGAAAAGCCAACGAGAAGTTTCATTTGTGCGGATaccaagaaatataaaaaggaTTTTCATAATTATTGGTAATACGTAGGTATTTCCTCCCCACAATTTAAAATCTTGACCACCGCTACATGTCGCTAGAGAGAAATCATGGTTACGTCATTTCACGGAAACTTGTAGGTTGGTTGGTTGGTAACTTGattgtgtttaatttgttttaattattgtttctttcatattatttttgttaaacaaatcaTAAAATGATCTTCAAGTTACAGGTTATGGCTTACCTTAAAGTTTGTCGGCTTTTATGCACAACACTAACGTTATAGCGTTTACTATTAGTTATGAATAAGaatgatgaatgtaacttgtttatcttcacatggcggggtagcgacagtcgttataacacgggtgttctgtttcatacacctcgtgcacgtttacgagttaccatgtatgtaacttgtgggtgatttgATTAGTTTGTATATACTTTAGCCTTCACAGTCGAACGTCTTAACCTCTTTCATTGTTACCAACTTACCATGTCAACAGGCCATCCCAGGCTACCTATACATTACACAAGGGCTGTAGGATTAGGACTGTCGTTGCCTAATCTGAAACCTTCCATTATCATGCATTGGTCGAATGAAATGGAACAATTTCTTTCTAAGTCTGACTTTACTGAAGGAGATGAAATAGAAAGGGTAAGATGGTTGTTGCactttaaaactagtttttatgttttgtacttttgtatatagtttactgtgttttttatattgattgtttatttgtagaaTAAGTTTCATGTTTACtagttgaaaaatatttaacaccatttaaataaatttacaaacacTGATCAACATTATTACAATTGATTTTAAAGATAAGTTTCTATTAGTAAACGTTATTGTTGGGTATTGTTGTGCTTTGTGTTATATCATATAATACATAAATGCTATTGGCAGTTTCAACAATCAGTAGcctaatttgtttttagtctTTTAACACCTTACATGCCAGTACTGTacacaaaataagaaaaactagcataaacaaacttttctCTTAAAGACCAATTTGTGCATTAACAATCAATATTGGCATACTTATCCTTAAAAAGAAGCATGAAAATTCCAGTAAAACAATTTCATACTTTGTACCATGCAACAGTTCTTGTAATAATATTTGTCACAGAATATTTTCGACCATCATGAATTATCAGACAGGTTGAGGAAAACCTTTTATTATTCACCCCAGAAAAACCCATCTAAAGATACATTATCATTTTCCATAACTAGTAAGTTGTAACTACTATAAGGTGCttcaaaaatgtaacagacaaaaattaagtccaactaatggttgatttattttgcctaaatggcatcatcagtctctaATACAAATGTTTGAAGTTTTGATTTTTGCCTATTACGTTATTGTAGTACCatatccttactgtatttcttaaCACAGGAATCTTTTAACTCTATAAGAACCAGATCAGGGCAAGTttgcggaatttattacatctataacaactatttatttaaataaacgggcaatatgttataacatagtCATAATGTGAAAGGTATCTTGTGCCCACATAAGCAAAGTCTAATTTTATTGCCTAATCtttattgcatttaaaaacTCCATTCTCTTGATTCAGGTTGTAATAAACAGAAGATTATacatgatttaaatttaaaaaaaagataagcTGTACCGGTagcctattttaaaatataaataaacacttaTTAGTGTGGTTAAATTATGTCTCAGCTTATAGTATAATTAAATGTACAGTACACTAAATTGCCAAACAGCTAAAGcaatagatttttttattctgtgttgatatatatatatatgtttatatcaatattttacatgttatgtttcattcattatttacCAAACACTTTGTATACCACAGAGGAAACGGTTGAAACATTCAGGAAAGCAGCTCCAACATCATTTGGGAAGCTTGGACATCGTTATGCTGCAAGGGTGGCAAGGTACATTACCATAATGTTTGGTTGCTATATACATCATACATGTAAACATATAGACTCCACAAATTTGTATTAGCGAACTAACTTGGATTATATTGTGGGGTAGCGGTACATTTACCTTTATCACAACTACAGAagtaaattgttaatatattcGCTCCATCAGCAACTAAAAACTGTCCACTATATTTGGGGGATGACTGTACCCCAAGGCCCTCCTGTATGTATTCCACTGTCAATATCATAGTACAGCAATAAACCTCACCAGAAAACAACTTTGTAATGTTAAGCCTTACAAGGGGTGATGGTAGATCAGAGAGTTAAGTGCCAAACACCAACAAATGTTATAATCCTAAATACTTTGACATGTTGTACCATAGTTCATACAAGGACCCCACACCTCATTCTTATATGACAATATAGAGCTTTTGCCCAACTTATCGactatgtatatttatacattatgTGGACAATGAACATGGCTTGGAAAATGATTGTAAAGCATAATTAACGCCACATTGCTGGTGTAGCACATAGATAAGTTGCAGCcatttacaaataataaacattacattgcACAGAGATGCATGTGTGTCGCCATGTTCCATGTTGTTAGCCATGATATATATTGACCGTCTTACACATCGCGAcccagaatatttacaaaacatttcatCATCTGATCTATTCTTGGTGTCGATGGTTAGTAATTTGTGTTATTGGTTTGttgaaactttaaataatgtgatttttattttgcatttggCTACtctataaactttttatttataaaatgtctTTGCCTTTTTATTCGTATAATCTTAACCAAAGCTTGGCGAAAATAGAAATTTACCATTTAgtgtaaacaaatttaatgaaaaaatggtAATTTCCCAAACCCTAGCAGCAAATTGGTGCACTTTTTTTCCTTGgcaacaaacacaaaagcTTTTTTCAGATGGTAGCCTGACTAGCTTCTATATACAAGTacactaaaatttatttatataaaaactattgtATAAGCGTGTTATGTGTTCAGTTTTTATTGGAATAGTTTTTGTTAATAGAAACATACACTAACTAACACTTAACTTCCCCAGATGGTGGCATCTAAATACATGTACGATGAAGGGATAGAAGATGAAGTCTTCAACGATGAATGGGCAGCCTCAGGGTTGGTTGATACCGACCATGTTAATGAACTTGAAGCGGAATTCTTGCATGCCATGGATTGGAGGGTGTTGGTGGGGAAACCGGAGTTTCAAACCATGGTTCATATGGTGGAGGCGAGGTTAGTTGTGGGTGGGAGTGGAACAAAACTGTTTGTCTGAATAACTGCTAAACATGAAGCTTAAATGTCAAGTATGGCTTGGcaacgacaattgttataacacagatgttctgttttatagaCCTCATGCCCGTTTATGCGTAATTAGCGTATGTTATTTCAGTTTGTGAATATTTTCGCAAGtctgaaagagatcttctggcaattgtttgttATTGATCTAAACTGTGCTTTGTGTTCAAATATgattcatatttaattaatggGATAGTTGGTTGCTTGGGctaactgaaaaaaaaatgcatcTGCTTTGTAATGTACACCTTCAACACGTAATAACAACTTGTTATAATGTTAGCTTTACATGTGTACAGTGCACTATGTTTACAGTTATGACACCAATCAGCAATCACCtctatgttttacattgaTTGGTTCATAGAACAGCATCATGTTTCTGAGTaatgttttggtttatttaacaGTTAATTACCGTTAGTTCTTTACtgttaaataaaccaaaagaTTATATATCCCCCTCTATAAGATAATTTAACTATATGATagaacaattatatatatttaaataatttttttttatttaattcaccAAAAAATGGTTCAATTATCTAATACAAACCGCCATTAAACCATAGATTGGCATTAGAGCATGGCTTGGACAGAGGATGGTTCTCATATACAGATACAGCTTGTCTTATCAAGTCGAACACAATAATTGAAAACATAAAACGAACAATTGAATTATTTTCACAGGTAATCTGAGAGTTTTTTTGAAGTATCTGTAACTATATCATAAAACTTAAGTGtcttggtttttattttacttgggAATACCATAATAGAGCCAGCGTTATTCATATCACCTATGTGCTTACTCCCTCAAACTACCAATTAAAGCCATAACTGCATAAAGACCATGTTAACTGGATATTGAATCAGGATGTTACTTCTGTTTTAGCAAAAACAAAGCCATTccaaaattaaatgtttctcATTCCTTTATTCAACATGTTATGGGCTATAATTAAAATCTAACATCCCTATATCTTCCAGGCTGTATGTTTATGCGTGGTGCTGTATGGCAGCTTTGTAATGCTCACTGTTGCAAGCGTTGCTTTGCTTAAAGCTAAACCTATGAAGAGCATTACACCAATGTTGCATGACCAACAGGTGTCGCTTGGTTTTACCCCAAATGACAATATTTCAACAGATGCTGCAAACACAGGTACATACGTTTTAAATTACTATAACAAAAAGGTTTAGTAAATAGGCAAATGTACAAGCTTTTTACTTTACTTTTGGGTGTCTATGCAAACAAGCAATGCCAAATTATATtgtattcaccacattaatccatgaggttccctatgtttgacaaccatgagtgtaactgtgtaactgcattttaacaatgtcaccccagactTTATGAAAATTACCAATAAAAAGTTGCCTAAACTCTTTCCTTAACACcccttttattttaactcCACAGAACCAATCCCCGCCCTTGAAGAAATAGAAAGGCCCATGGTCATATTGAACCCCACACCCACACCCACCCCCACCCCCACCCCTATCATTACAAATGGTGGAGTAGCTCATATGTTGGCATTTGTAGAAACCATGTTATTCATATCCACCCCTGCTTGTTTCAACGATACAAGCGATAATCCTCCATACGTTTGCCCACGTTGTCAACAACATAAACCAACTAATCAAACAAACCAGTTGTAAGTTCTTCGTCTAGATTCCATTGATTccattatatatatcattgaATACATGGTATTTGGggcagagttggtccattactccCAACACCCTATTTGAGTTGTatataatttgtgttttcaTTTCTAATCTTTACTAAGCTGAGCCAATATCCATACGGTATTCTCAGTTACTTCTACTACCAGGCATTGAGAAGTACTTTTCATCTATTCTGTATAAAACACCcttaattttattcaaatgtttTGTCTGCAGTTCTGTAAGACTTTATcttgattattattaaaagtcTTTTGGAAAATAACTGACTTCTATGTGTATTCCCCATGtgtatacacatatatatatatattgtatataagtGTATCTGTGCTTCTGTCATATGtattccatatatatatatatatatatatatatactttaaattaattgtATCATTTTATTAGGTACCACCCAACCCCCTATGTTGGCAAACCAAACAACAACCATGGAGTTACAACATCATTCGATTCATTGCTTCAACACAGTAAGTAACATGTGGAACATGTCAattcaaacatatatatataaagggcggaacactcgtgttattaTGACTGCCGTGGCCCCACCACACAACAAGCTACGATCATATtaataattgtatttatttcacaGGTTTTACCCACAAGCACAACCCACCCATCAGCCTGGCTGTTGAACCACCATCACTTTACTCCCCCCACCTTTTCTACCGACCCATTGATGACGCTATTCATTATCATTGTACATACTCCCTGCCTGGTGTAATAGTTATAACTTAGAAACACTGGATTTTAGAAAGATAGTTTTCAACGGAATATACTTTCTTACGCACAAGGTTCTAAACTTGcgcaaatttttgtttcaaaagatagtttttcattatttttttccttagATAGTGTGTTGCAGTTCCCATTAGTTTCACCACTTCAAAGTTATGGAGCCTGCTTTATATAAAGCATgttattaaagtaaatttcATCAACCTGTTATGTTGTTAAATTTCAATTTGTtaaggtttattttaattctctgtttttaaatcttgtaTCCAACCACAAGTCTCAGCTTAAAACGTCTGAATcgaatttaaatgttttggttttgcGTCAACCCAGTAACATTGATCAGTGTTCGGGGGCTTGCATCGTATCCGAAGGATACCAGATTCGATGATGGATACTGATatgcatatgtgtccttgggcaagacacttaatgacaattgccCCAACTCAGTGGCCAacaatgagttgtctaaatggCCATCCATACATAAACAACAACTAGACATATACATATCTGTGTTATAGCGACTCGTTGCCCCGcgatgcaaggataaagcaaggtGCATTTATTTAAGCCACTCccctttaaagttaaaatagttCTAGCACCTTGAATCTTCCCAGGCCAATTGCATTCGTCTGTTCATTCCCACGCCGCTGGTGCAGGTTTATTTATATCAGAAATGCAAGTGTGAAACAAACCATCTGTTGCCAAACTTGTATAAAAGGCTCGCGCGTTGAAGAGTTCATATTCTATCAATTTACGTTGGCGGAAATAATCATGTTGTTCTACTTGTTAGCTTTCGTAGCTCTGGCTTCGGGTAAgtgtttttcatgttttttttattgtcgtggcaaagtggtaAGCGAACATTAATCTAACCAAGAGGGTATATATGTTCGAGACTCGATGCTGCTATCATCGTGTCCGTGTTTGTCTCATACACACAGCATGGGTTGTCTAACTTGTCATCTATAAAGTTCATCCACAAagttggtaacttgtaaacgggcaagaggtgtatgtaacagaacacccgtgttataacgactgtcgttgtcccacCACACCAGGATAACTGAGTTGCATCCATTTTTTCCAGCCACCCCTATGCCTTCTGTTATTCAACCAAGGTTCATGGGTTTGCACCCTACTGAAAAGATTGTTGGTGGTCAGCAATCCAGCCTTGGTCAGTTCCCATGGCAGGTGGGTTGTATGTACTGTGGTATGCGATGCTGGTCTCCGTCTGAAATTTAGCCATATCTTCTTTTTTTAGCCATAAACCCAAGTCCCTATATATGTCGATGTATTTCTGTGAAATCATAAAAcctatttgtttatatagctACTGCTATTCCTTTCTCTTAGTTGTTTTAGTAACTTGATACCTGTTGTCATATTCGAAgggataaataaaacttattatatttacataggTGAGCATGCAGCAGTTTGGCAGACACTTCTGCGGAGGTTCCTTGATCGCCAAGAAATTCGTCATGTGTGCCGCACATTGCCAAATCAGCGCGTAAGTGACAGTGTGTTTATTTGCCATCAGAACACCGTTATAACGAACGTGGTTGCCCTGCcgtgtgaggataaataagttatatatatgtgttgaCTCGAGGGGATATGAAACATACCACGCGCAGACAGTAGCCTAAGTTAAATTTatccttttatttaaaaacaatcatttcCCCAGTGGAGTTACTGCAAACCTTGGAGCCGTGAACTACAACCAACCGGAGCAAACAATCGGCCAACAAACCTTCACCCCTCACCCACAGTACAATAGCAACACCTTCGACTACGATTATGCTGTTATCACTTTGGCTTCTGAAGCAACATTGGGTGGAAATGTAAGTCTTGTCTTCATATCGCTTTAAGACAAATTGcgtttattttcaatttgtatattatatatagacaCAAAAGACAGCTTGACTTATATTATATGAGAAACATACTGTGCCGAGACGTACCACTGTGGTTGCTGGGATTTTGGCCAGAGTTTGTCTATTTTCTCAAcctttaatttcatttttaaacccaGCTATTTTAGTTGTAAATAGTTACAAAGAAGCCTCAAATGGTTTTAAGAATGACCCATGGCAAAAATATGACGTTGTAATAAATTGTGAccgtattttatataaataaatgtcgGCAATTGAAATCACAAACTTTTATGATAAATTAACTAACTTGATTCCAGGTGAATACAATTAAATTGGCAGCACAAGGCAAAGAATATACAGGAATGGCTTCAACTTCTGGATGGGGTTACACCACTCAGTTCAGTAAGTCCAAATTGAGTCATCTAATTTCTTCTTTTAGGATAAACGTTTTACCCGCGTTTGGCCAGgctgttgtaaattgttttgcaCGCATGCCTGGAGCACTCAGGTTACGAGTTCGATGCTCGTCTCTGCcgccattgtgggcgttttattattttagcaaGACATataaaggcaattgctccaacccagtggttcccTACTATAGGTTATCTTGTCGTaagccatacatgaaaataaaatgatccacaaagttaaatacttGGTAACCTGTAACACATAAGatgtatatatacactttttcTCTTTGTAGACCAACAGACACCAACGATGATGCAATACAGCGACATTCCATTGGTATCTCAGACAAGCTGCCAGTCTGTTTGGGGAAGCGTGATTACTATCACCAACCGAATCCAATGCGCTGGTGGTAACGGTCAAATCAGCTCTTGCATGGTACATATAGTGCACTCAAACATATTGGATGCTGTTTCTTAATTACCCGCAaacttacatacgtggtaacttgaaccaggcacgagttgtatatatgtaacagAACAAATATTGTTGCCCTGTCACGAAAgtataaataagctacatacgtggGAACCCGCAaacgggtacgaggtgtatgcaacgtaaaagttacattcattcgttcttTTATGTCGAACATTTGTTAATTATCTTTAAACAGGGCGACTCTGGCGGCCCATTGACCATCAAGGACAATGGTGAAGACATTCTTATTGGAGCCGTATCATGGGTACAAAGCAACTGCAGCCCCAACTACCCTGGTGGTTACGCTAAGATATCCGCACAGAGATCTTGGATTGACTCAATCATGAGCTAAACGATCTTTTCgcttaacaaataaattaagcGATGAAATAAACGAATAATTAAAGATTAATCTAGTTATCTATTGCTGCAAGGCGGTTAATCGTTTAAGTTGAAACCAGTCATTTTTctgtaaaagataaaaacgCTGTTGAAACTGGAACGACATTGATAGGGGGTTCGAATGTCGACGCTGCCAGCATTTGTGATAAGCttttgggcaagaaacttaaccacaaacataatatggtaactcgtaagccggcacaaggtgta
Protein-coding sequences here:
- the LOC100178009 gene encoding chymotrypsinogen A-like gives rise to the protein MLFYLLAFVALASATPMPSVIQPRFMGLHPTEKIVGGQQSSLGQFPWQVSMQQFGRHFCGGSLIAKKFVMCAAHCQISAGVTANLGAVNYNQPEQTIGQQTFTPHPQYNSNTFDYDYAVITLASEATLGGNVNTIKLAAQGKEYTGMASTSGWGYTTQFNQQTPTMMQYSDIPLVSQTSCQSVWGSVITITNRIQCAGGNGQISSCMGDSGGPLTIKDNGEDILIGAVSWVQSNCSPNYPGGYAKISAQRSWIDSIMS
- the LOC100175689 gene encoding protein CNPPD1, with the protein product MSLERNHGYVISRKLVGHPRLPIHYTRAVGLGLSLPNLKPSIIMHWSNEMEQFLSKSDFTEGDEIERNIFDHHELSDRLRKTFYYSPQKNPSKDTLSFSITKETVETFRKAAPTSFGKLGHRYAARVARDACVSPCSMLLAMIYIDRLTHRDPEYLQNISSSDLFLVSMMVASKYMYDEGIEDEVFNDEWAASGLVDTDHVNELEAEFLHAMDWRVLVGKPEFQTMVHMVEARLALEHGLDRGWFSYTDTACLIKSNTIIENIKRTIELFSQAVCLCVVLYGSFVMLTVASVALLKAKPMKSITPMLHDQQVSLGFTPNDNISTDAANTEPIPALEEIERPMVILNPTPTPTPTPTPIITNGGVAHMLAFVETMLFISTPACFNDTSDNPPYVCPRCQQHKPTNQTNQLYHPTPYVGKPNNNHGVTTSFDSLLQHSFTHKHNPPISLAVEPPSLYSPHLFYRPIDDAIHYHCTYSLPGVIVIT